The DNA sequence GATGTCGATCCTTCGGTTCACGAAGAGGGGCTGGTCGTACACGCGACTGGATGGCCCCTAGACGATGACAACCCTGGGGGTTCCTTTCTGTATCACACGGCCAATCACCAGATCGTTGTTGGGCTGATTGTGGATCTTTGCTACCAGAACCCGCACCTTTCCCCCTTCGAAGAGTTCCAGCGTTACAAGCACCACCCGATCATTCAGCGTTACCTAAAGGGTGGGAAAAGAGTGAGCTACGGCGCACGAGCTATCGCCAAGGGGGGCCACAACTCACTTCCCAAAATGGCGTTTCCAGGTGGGTTGCTTGTGGGGTGCGACGCAGGAACCCTCAATTTCGCTAAAATCAAAGGTACCCACGCTGCAATGAAGTCTGGGATGCTGGCGGCCCAGGCGATATTCGAGGCTGTGAAATCAGGAGCAAATTCGACACAACCGCTGGATGTGTACGAAGAGCTTTTTTCCAGCAGTTGGCTCGGAGAGGAGTTAAAGCGCACCAGAAACTTTGGGCCTGCAATGCACAAACTCGGATCTGTACTTGGCGGAGCGTTCAACCTCTTAGATCAGAACGTTTTTAACGGGCGATTACCATTCACTCTGCGCGACAAGGCTCGGGATCATGAAAAAATGAAATCCGTGTCTGACTCTCCATCGCGGGCTTATTCTAAGCCAGATGGAGTAATAAGTTTCGATCGGTTGTCATCGGTATTTTTGTCTAATACGTACCATGAAGAAGATCAGCCAGTCCACCTCAAATTGGGGGCTGGCAGCATACCGATAGAACTAAATTTGCCGGTTTATGATGAGCCCGCGCAGCGGTACTGCCCAGCGGGAGTATACGAAATCATAAAAACTTCAGGAGCTGAAAAAGCGTTGCAGATCAATGCACAAAATTGCATTCATTGTAAAACCTGCGACATTAAGGATCCTACTCAAAATATTACGTGGGTTCCGCCCGAGGGCGGAGGAGGGCCAAACTATCCAAATATGTGATAGAAATTTTCGCATAACTTAAGCTCATGTCGATATGAGATTAATTGCCTTGTGACTGCGGTCTCATTTTGCTCTCATAAGGAAGGTTGAATTATCTGCTGCCCTGCCAATAACCATTAATACAGTACGCGGAGATACACCATGGTTAGTCATTCGTTTTTCAGTAAAACTGTTTTCGGCTCGCTTGCAGGGGTGGCGATGGCCTTCTGCAGTCTTGTTGCTCAAGCCGAAGATCCCGCGCCTATTCGTATAGGCTGGGTTAATTGGTCGGATACGGAAATTGCTGTAAAGCTAGCAAATACCGCAATACAAGACCACCTGAAGCAGCCGGTGAAATTGGTTCTGGCCGATATTGGTATCCAATTTCAAGCGTTGGCTAACGGCAATATCGACCTGATCCCGATGGTCTGGCTGCCGAGCACTCACAAGGCATTCTATGATAAATACCGCGACAAGCTTGAAGATCTCGGCGTGCTTTATGAGGGGCGAATCGGCATGGCGGTGCCTACTTCTATTCCAACCAGTGAGATCGCCAGTGTCGAAGACCTTAACAAGCCAGAGGTAAGACAAAAACTCGGCGGCAAAATCTTGACTTCCGAAGTAGGTAATGGTCAATATAAGCTGACGGAGAAGGCCATCAAAGAATATAATCTTGATGGCTATAAAATGGTTGCCTCTTCAGAATCTGGAATGTTGAGCGAGTTGGATCGTAACCTGAAGCGTGACAAGTGGTCTTTGATTAACGCATGGAGCCCGCACTGGATGTTCTCTAAGTGGTCGCTGCGTTATTTGGACGATCCCAAGCAGATTTTCGGCGGTGCTGAGAAAATCCATGCTGTTGCCCGCAAAGGTTTTAGCGCGGAGCACCCCGAAGTTGCTCGATTCTTCGCCAACTATACGATTCCTCAAGCTGACCTTGAGAAACTGATGTTTACTGCGCGTGACAGCTCGGCAGACCAGGTTGTTGCAGCCTACTACGCAGCTAACAAGCCCCGCTTTGAGGCAATGTTTGACGCCAACACCGCATCCACGACGGCGGTTCAGCAATAACAGCCGCTTTCCTGTAGCTATTTTGCAGTTTGGTGCCCTTGACGGAGAGTGAAGGGCACCGGCTGCATCGAATGAAACGTTAAGGCGATATCCCTTGAAAACTACAGCCTATCGTAGCTTTACAATCGATGAAGCTGTCGATTGGGTGAAGCGACTCTGCGAATCAAAAGGTTGTTCACCGGCAGTGGCCGAATCATTAGCCCGCGCCACAGTGGCTGCACAAACCCGCGGTAATGAAGCAGTTGGTTTTCGTCATCTTGCTGATTACTTGTCCGGCTTTTCATCTGGTCGAATAGATCCGCGTGCCGAGCCAAGAATCTCATCTTCCAGCCCGATTATCTTCAAATCTGATGCGAGAGGCGGGATAGCACAGCTGGGCGTAGATCGGTGTTTCGATTCGTTGTGCCATGCCGCATACGAAAATGGTATGGCCACACTGAGCCAGTGCAATAGCTTTACAAGCGGTGAACTGGGTGACTATACAATTCGTCTTGCCAAGGCCGGCCTGATTGCGTTGGCGGTCGCCAATGGCCCAGCGCTCGTTGCAGTTCCTGGATCTAAGGGCAAGACCTATTCTACAAATCCGCTCTCATTTGCAGCGCCGTCGGCGGATGGCATACCTCTGATGTTTGACCAGGCGTGCAGCGCTACTGCATTCGTAAATATCGCTCATGCCGCGTCGACGGGTAGCGACCTTCCTGATGGATGGGCGGTGGATCAGCATGGGAATGGAACACGTAACGCCTTGGAGGCGTTGGGCGGTGCACTTCTTCCTTTCGGTGGTTACCGTGGGGCTAATCTGATACTCATGGTTGAGGTTTTGGCCGCAGGTCTAACTGGCGCTAATTGGTCGATTGATTCGCCGGCTTTCCACCAAGGGGCTCAGACACCAGGATGTGGTCTACTGATTCTAGCCCTCGCTCCGGATTTCTTTTCATCAGGGCTCGAGCACCGACTAGCAAGTCAGTTGGCCCGATTGACTGAAATGGGAGTCCATAGGCCAGGATGGGAGCGCCAACGTTCAACGGTTAGTTCGGAGATCAATGGGATCAGACTTCCTATTGATCTGCTGGATAAGCTAAGCAATATGTAATTTTCTTTAGAGCTGCGTACATGCTCTTTAATCCATATCTCTAGAAAGGGATCGATAGCGATGAAAAGTGGCGCTGACGTGTTATCTGCGGATCATGAGTTGATTAAGAGCGGACGGCTACTTCAGCGATCACTTCAGAAAATCCTGTCGAGCAATATAGGCGGTGCTACCGTAGCGCTAGATACGGCTGAGGCGTGTGCTACAGCTCTAAGTTCTGCGCAATGGAGTATTGCAAAGGCATCGGAGGCCCCACATGAATTTCCCGCATCGCTGGAGTCCTATTTGTCTCACGCGCTTAACTCTGCGCCGAGGACGAACGAATATTTGGGTGCAGTGCTGGATGCGTTAGGCATTATTTTGCCTCGCGCTTCCTGGATGAAACGAGAGGCCAAGCTTGGCCAGGACGATTCGTTCGTGGAGAGGCATCGCCATGCGATGATTACAGGCGCGGGGGGGATATTCGAATGTCCTACCTTAACATTGGGATTAGCGCTGATGGCGCCTTTTAACTGCTATCCATTTCATAATCACCCCCCGGCTGAATTCTATCTCGTGCTTTCGCCGGGCGAATGGTACCGAGAGGGCTCGGATTGGTGGAGTCCTGGAGCTGGCGGGCTGGTATTCAACCCTCCCTCATGCATCCATGCAATGAAATCAACGGATGTTCCTCTTTTGGCGCTGTGGGGTTTGTTTCATTAGTAGCCTATTTATAGTGGACGAGAATGGATAATTAGGCAGTTGCGTAGCTATATCCGCATGCGGCATTTGGCTTGTTATTCGAGAAAAAAACATGTCGTTTAATATTCGTGCGTGACGTTGACGTCCAAGCGGAGGGGGCAATATTTCTTGGGTTGATGGTTTCGGGGGGGCTGCAGCATTTCAATAGCAATTGCGTACCGCATTTGCACTTAGTTCAGTTCACAAGCATGGGCCAAGCCATCATGCCTCAGCCGTGGACTATATCAATCGAGAGTGGGTAGTCGAGCGAGAAGTTGATTACAGCGCGTAGCGCAGCTGAATTTCAAGGATTCGAACCCTGAGGCACCGACAGCACTATTAGTTTGCACCAGCTTTAGCCCGAGGAGATAAAATGAATAATATAGGCAGTTTTGACAGCATGCCGATCATGCGAAGAGTAAAAGGTCGAGTGCTGGTCGGTGGTAGTGCCCAAGCAGGCATCTGCGCTACCAGGAACATGTTGAGTTTCTGGGGCGGATACGATCCGGCAACTGGAGAGATCGTTGATCGACACCATCCATTGAGTGAAGAAAACTTGACCGGAAGGATCTTTGCGCTGCCCAAGGGCAAAGGGTCGAGCACCGGAAGCGCAGTGCTACTCGATGCGCTGCATTCGGGCCATGCTCCAGCGGGAATCATACTCAACAAAGTTGACGAGATCATTGTGCTCGGCGTGGTGGTGTTCGAGGAGTTCTTCGATCGGAAGATTCCAGTGGTGCAACTGGACGACCTTGACTTCGAAGCGATCTTCTTGGCCAGCGGCGCAAGTATTTCTGATGACGGAACGGTAACTCTCTATGAATGACTTCATGCATGATATCGAACTTTCCGAACGTGATCAGGCCATGCTCGCAGGCGAGGAAGGGCGGGCGGCCCAGATTGCCCTGCGCATCATCATCAGGATCGCAGCCGTCCAGGGCGCGAAGAAGCTGTTGGACATTTCCAACGTCCACGTCGGTGGCAGCATTTACACAGGGCAGGCGAGTTTAAATGTGATTGAGACCCTTGCCGAATGGGGGGCACAGGTACGGGTACCGACGTCCATTAACGCAATTTCCATCGACCGTCTGCGCTGGAGAGATCAGAATGTCGATCCTGAATTTGCCAGCTATGCCGACCGTCTGGCCACAGCGTTTGAGAAGATGGGCGCCAAGCCCATTTTCTCATGTACCCCCTACGTCTTTCCGGATAGTCCAAAGCTTGGAGATGACATTGTATGGGCGGAGTCAAATGCCATCGTCTATTCCAACAGCGTGCTGGGCGCCAGGACTAACCGACATGGTGACTTTCTCGACATCTGCGCGGCCATCACCGGCAGGGCACCTTATTGCGGGCTGCACCTGGATGAAAACCGCAAAGGCAACTTCCTCATTAATGTTCCACACCTGACAAATCTGGACAGCTCCTTCTACACGGTGCTGGGCTACCTGATCGGCAAGCATGCTGGCTCGGATATACCGGTAATCAACGGCTTGCACGAAAAGCCGAGCGTCGAAGATCTCAAGTACCTCAGTTCGACTTTGGCCACCTCCGGCGCAGTGGGAATGTTTCATATGGTTGGTGTCACACCAGAAGCGCTGACGCTCGAACAAGCGCTTGGAGGGGGCCAAGCATCACGCACCCTGGACGTTACCCGCGAAGACCTTCTGTCGGTGTTCGCCAAGCTTTCCACCGCCCATGATGAAAAGCTCGATCTCGTGCTACTGGGCAGTCCGCATTTCACCCTAGGTGACTTCAAGGAGTTGGCTGAACTCGTGGATGGAAAGCAAGCGAGCGGGAAGTGCGATGTCTTGATCACTACCAGCCAGTTCGTCTACAAGCAGGCCCAGGATACCGGTTATGTCGAGCGCATCGAGCGATTTGGAGCTAGGGTCAGCACCGACCTATGCCTGTGCATGCTGAACGCGTCGATGTTCCCGCCCGCCACGAAAACTGCCATGACCAATTCCGGAAAGTTCGCCCACTACGGCCCTGGATTGATTGGCAAAGGGGTGTATTTCGGGAGTCTTCAGGACTGTGTCAACTCTGCCATAGCTGGCAAGCGAGTCATCGAAAATCCCCGCTGGTTACAGTGAAGAGCCTGATTCCGTAGCTTTCCAAGCCATGCCAGATGCTACCGCTGAGGCCGGCGGCTGGTATAGGCCCAATTACTGCAACTTAGAGAGGGGCCGTTCAATTCAGATCATTTCTGCCGAACAGATAAATGCCGTGCTCGACTGGAGTGGCGTGCTTGTGGTGCTTCTTCGCGCCCACATGGGGCCGCGTCCAATCAACGATGACTATTTCATCGGCGATACCGATTACGGACTTTTCAGACGCGGGGATATTTGCCAGAGGCGTTCCCAAGTCCGTTGTTGGGCCAGAAAGCTAGCTGCCCCCGGGTTCCCAAGGCCATCCAACCGTTGCAGGTTCAATGCGAGGTCTGCCGAGGAAAGTTATAAGGCTGGAATCGAGTCCGGGTTGGGCATCGAGGTGCCGAAGCACCTCAATCGCAAATTGGTGCTCGATGACAAGGTCCTGGATCTGCATTTCCGGACCGTAATGCTGGCTCATGATCTGTTCCCGGGATTGACCCATGCCAACTTGTGTGAAGATCTGACTGCCGATACGCTGCGTCAGCCTGGATGGATGGACCACCCAAATGGTGTCGTGGGGTTCGGCAGGTTGGTGGGTGTCGTCAGTGACTTCGACGCCGCTCGGGTTGCTTACGACCGATTGCTCGGTCCGGAGCGCGTGTGCTGTCAAACCGATCGCCTCCTGCTTGGTTTTGGTGAGGGTGCGGACATCGAGCTGATTTCCCCTGCCGAAGCCCAGGCACGTGGAGATGCCAACCCAGCACGCGGTGAGGCCTATCTCGCCGCTGCCACGTTACTGGTAAGAGACATCGAGGAGACTTCCAAGTTGTTCGAAAGGAACGATGTCAGCTTCCACAGCACTGCTGACGGTTTGCTTCGAGTGGATCCCGCTCACGCTTGTGGTGCTCGCCTGTACTTCAAGCAGATTTGAAGGTTAATCTCAGTCCCAGTAGCGCCTATCGCCTGGGGCTTCTTTCTAGGGCGAAAAGCGTCTGTCGACTTCAAGCAGCCGGGCATCTCGGCTGAAGGCTTTGAAATGACACCTTTGGAATACCAACAGCTCGACGCCCTGAGCCTTGCCGCTGCGCTGCGAAATGGCGAAACCACACCCTTCGAGTTGATGAGTATCGCTGTCCAACTTGCACAGAGCCGAGCTGAGCCGTTGAATGCGATTGTTGAACCTCGCTATGATCAAGCGTTGGAAGATGCCCGCAAGTCATGCCTAATCGGTTGTTTTGCCGGGTTGCCGTTCCTGCTTAAGGATTCCGGACTACCATCAACACGCCTGCCTTCGTCGATGGGCTCACGTCTTTTCCACGACACCCGATTCGATGTGGATAGCACCTTGGTCCAGCGGTTCGAAGCGGCGGGGCTGATCAGCTTTGCCCGGACAGCGGTGCCTGAACTGTGCATGGCGCCCACCACAGAGGCCGTGGCCAACGGCGGTCCGACGCTCAATCCTTGGGATCCAGCACGGTCGGCCGGCGGTTCCAGTGGTGGGTCCGCCGTGACGGTTGCCTTGGGTGTGGTGCCAATGGCCCATGGCAGTGATGGCGGTGGGTCCATCCGGGGGCCGGCGTCCTGTTGCGGCGTTTTTGGATTCAAGCCTTCGCGAGGGCTCTTGCCCATGGGGCCAACCCGAGGCGAGGGCTGGGGAGGGCTCTCCACAGATGGCGTTCTGACGCGTACCGTAAGGGATACCGCGGCTGTGCTTGACGCAATCAAGCAGCCAGAACCTGGTGCTCCTTATGCCGGGCCGGCTTCGCCAATTTCCTTTTTGGCAAACCTACAGCGCCCGTTCGACCGCCGCTTGCGTATAGCCAAGTGGGCAGATGGATGGGAGGGGATTGACGTTGACCCTGAGTGCAGGGCTGCTGTCGACACAACAGAATCGCTGCTCGTTGCGCAAGGGCACACTGTGGTGGAAATCAGTCCTCCACCTCTTTCATTTGAACGGTTTTTCACGTCCTTCATCGACGTGATTGCCGCAAATGCGGTGGTTAGCATCGATGCCCAGGTGAAGGGCAAATCAGTTAGTGAGTGGAGCGCCTTGGTCGAGCCGGCGATCCTGGGGGCATACCAGCATGGTAAAGGGATCGCCGCAGCGGACTACATAACGGCGATCAACTTCTTTCACCAGGTCTCTCGGGTGATGGCGCATCATATGCGCGGCTTCGACTTGATGCTAACGCCTGCCTTGAGCGAATTGCCTATCAAATTGGGCGTTTTGACGATGCAGGAAGACTTTCGAACCTTCAGGCTCAAGTGTGCACGCTTTGCTCAATTCTTGGCCATCATCAACGCATCTGGTCAGCCTGCAGCTAGCGTGCCGGTTCATTGGACCGGAAAGGGAGTGCCTGTGGGTATTCAATTGGTAGGCCATTTCGGTGATGACAATACAGTCCTCAGCGTATCTAAACAGTTGGAGCATGCGGCTCCTTGGTTTGGACGGTACGCCAAATAGGCGGCAGACGTTTTGCGAAAGGTAGCTGGTGAAGTATCCGGTTGCTCTTTGCCAGACAGATGACTTGGCTATACTGAATTGAAGAAATACGAGCGGGCCTTAGCGTCTAAACATTATTCAAGTTTAGTAACACAACTGACCACCGCGGAGGAGTGGCCCTTAACTCATTGATATCTCGGTTTATTTTTAATCATCAGTTTTATCATTTTTCATTAACGGTCACAGCTCATGGACATATCTGACATAGCACCAGATTTAACATAATATACATTATGCGAAGTATCCTATGCGGGGCTGGGGGCGGAGTGAAGTGCTTTTCACCTGGTGATCAGGTTGTGGCCCCCCCTTAAAGATGGCGCCTTAAGTGGCGCCATCTTTAAGGGGGGGCCACAAAAATTCGTATCGGCGCAGATGAAGAAGCACAGAAGCCATCGTCATGCTCGTGACGGCTTTTTTCTCGCATGCGAGAAGTTCGGCCTGGCCAACCTGTGTGCAACAACGGCCATCGCCTCGGCAATATAAGCAGCGTCACCGGTGTCGTAAGCATCAGACAAAAAGACAGTTACGGCCTCCGAATCAACCAGCGAGTCCGCAGGATCATAATCATGAATCGGCTCTGTCATTTGATCACCTGGGAAAAAATTTGAACCCAACATGTGGCTCTGAAAATAAACGCTGGATAATCACCTGCCAAGACGCTGCTGACGGAACTGGCGACCTGATCGTACCTTTGCCTGACGAACTTCTGGCGGCTATCGGTTTGAACTGCGGTGACAAGCTGGACATGGAAAAACAACCAGACGGCACGATAACCCTGACGCCAGTTCATTCGCAGGATTGATTCTGCCATTCAAAGCCTACACGTCTGAACGCTGAATGCGGGAGTTTCGCAGGCGCGAAAATGGCGGCGTGGGAGTTCTTCATCACACTCCCGCCTCTTTTTGATAAACTTCAGGAATAACTCAACTAAATGACTATTTAGTTGAGTTATATGTGGTCGCGTCCGAACTGCTATTGCCACACCGTCACGGCACATCCTCGCGCTGATGCGCTGCGGGCGTACCGCTCCTTGTGTAGCGTAGCTTCAATGCCCTGCCCTTCAGATCTTCATCAACTGAATGACTAAAAGTATTTCTGACTTACTCGATTCGCTAACCTTGGAACGAAACATCGAAGGCAAGAAAGACAAACCAGTCTGAGCCCCCGTGGTTTTTTCCTCCGTCAAACCACCCAAAATTACCACTTCACCACTACGCATCTGCACGTCAGTGGTCAATTGACGCTTAGTCAATGTCGGGCTGTTGTTCACGCCGGTCGTGGTGGCCACGAAGTTAGAAACCTGTTGATCGATAGTCAGATCCAGCACCCCCACCGCAGGCCGTCCCGGCCTGCCGCCAATGATTTAGCTGCTAAATCGGCTACCAACTAAGGATTTTTTTCGCGCACGCGAAAATGAGGTACCCAGCACCCTCCCTCAACCACTGCTACCGAAACATTTTGCGGATATAATGTCCCGCTCGCTTTTTGATTAGGACTGCGGCTACGTGCGCTCCTCCGGCAGCCATGCGCTTGTGCTACGCAGCGGGCGCGGTGGCCGTTGGTGCTAAGGGAGATCGCCAGGTCTCCATTGTTGTTTTTGTTCACATGGCGAAGGTTACCGGAGATAGCGCCAGACCAATATCCGATTTCCGGACATCGCTCTCCGTTCCAGGAGTGCGTCTCAGTACTTTGGAGGGGAAATCGCCCAGCGCCGGCCAAAACAGCTCCGGCGCTCTTGTGGCCGATGGACCGCCCCTCAAGGCCCCGGATTGGCCTTGGCGACTTCCATCGCAGGTTTGCCTTCGCGGCTGCTGACACCCACCAGCCAGTTTTCAAGCACCTGCGGGTTGGCCTTGATCCACGCCTTGGCGGCGTCGCGCGGCTTCTGGTTGTCGTTGAGGACCGCGTCCATCAACTGGTTTTCCATCTTCAGTGTGAATACCATGTTCTGCAGCAGCTTTCCGACGTTGCCACATTCCTGCAGATAACCTTTGCGCACGTTGGTGTAGACGGTTGCCTGGCCCAGGTTCGGGCCGAAATAATCGTCGCCACCGATGAGGTATTTCATGTCGTTACGGGTATTCATCGGGTGTGGTTCCCACCCCAGGAACACCATCCATTCGTTCTTGCGGGCGGCCCGTTTGAGTTGCGAGAGCATCCCCGCCTCGCTGGACTCGACCAGCTTGAAGTCCTTGAGCCCAAAGGCATTCTTGTCGATCATGGCCTGGATCAGCCGGTTGCCGTCGTTGCCGGGTTCGATGCCGTAGATCCTGCCGTCCAGTTGCTGCTTGAAGCGGGCGATATCGGCAAAGCTTTTCAGCCCCGCATCATAGGCATAGCCCGGCACGGCAAGGGTGTACTTGGCGCCTTCAAGGTTGGCCCGGACGGTTTCCACGGTGCCCGCTTCGCGATACGTCCTGATGTCGCTTTCCGTGGTCGGCATCCAGTTGCCGAGGAAGACATCGATGTCCTTGCCCCCGGCCAGGGATTTATAGGTCACCGGTATCGAGAGCAGCGTGGTCCGGGTGGTGTAACCCAGCAATTCGAGCACCTCGCTGGCCAGGGCGGTGGTGACCGTGATATCGGTCCAGCCGACATCGGAAAAACGCACGGTGCTGCACGACTCGGGCTCTTGCGCGTAGGCCAGCAGCGGCAAGTTCAGTGCAGCGGTCAACAGCAGCGATGTACAGGCTTTCATGGGACATGACTCCTTCAGGTTGTCGTCGGCAGCGTGCGACCGGCAAGTGCCGGCTGGTGTTGAGATTTTTTTGTTTTTATCGGTCTTGTGATACACCAAACCAATGCAAGGCTGCAGGGGTGGTATTGAGGTAGACATGCTTGAGTTCAGTGAACTCATCGAGCCCCGCACGCGACAGTTCCCGGCCAATGCCGCTGGATTTGTAGCCGCCCCAGGGCGCTTGGGGAAATGCTGCGTTGTAATCGTTGATCCATAACGTACCCACCCGCAAACGCCGGGCCATTCGATAGGCCTTGCCGAGGTCCTGGGTCCAGACCCCGGCTGCCAGTCCATACGGCGTGTCATTGGCCAGCTGGAGCGCTTGCTCCTCGCCGCTGAAGCGTTCGACGGTGATGACCGGGCCGAAAATTTCTTCCCGGGCAATGCGCATGGCCCGGCAATCA is a window from the Pseudomonas sp. LS1212 genome containing:
- a CDS encoding electron transfer flavoprotein-ubiquinone oxidoreductase, translating into MQRDQMEFDVVIVGGGPAGLATACRLKQLAAAYGQDLSVCIVEKGSEIGAHILSGAVFETRALDELFPDWQAQGAPVHTKVLRDDIYWLSGPEKFRRVPGWMAPKTLHNEGNYIISLGNLCRWLAEQAEALGVEVYPGFAASDLIMEQGIVKGIITGDMGLDRNGQERAGYFTPGMELRARYTVLAEGCRGHLGKRVIQNFALDKDSDPQHYAIGLKEIWDVDPSVHEEGLVVHATGWPLDDDNPGGSFLYHTANHQIVVGLIVDLCYQNPHLSPFEEFQRYKHHPIIQRYLKGGKRVSYGARAIAKGGHNSLPKMAFPGGLLVGCDAGTLNFAKIKGTHAAMKSGMLAAQAIFEAVKSGANSTQPLDVYEELFSSSWLGEELKRTRNFGPAMHKLGSVLGGAFNLLDQNVFNGRLPFTLRDKARDHEKMKSVSDSPSRAYSKPDGVISFDRLSSVFLSNTYHEEDQPVHLKLGAGSIPIELNLPVYDEPAQRYCPAGVYEIIKTSGAEKALQINAQNCIHCKTCDIKDPTQNITWVPPEGGGGPNYPNM
- a CDS encoding glycine betaine ABC transporter substrate-binding protein, which gives rise to MVSHSFFSKTVFGSLAGVAMAFCSLVAQAEDPAPIRIGWVNWSDTEIAVKLANTAIQDHLKQPVKLVLADIGIQFQALANGNIDLIPMVWLPSTHKAFYDKYRDKLEDLGVLYEGRIGMAVPTSIPTSEIASVEDLNKPEVRQKLGGKILTSEVGNGQYKLTEKAIKEYNLDGYKMVASSESGMLSELDRNLKRDKWSLINAWSPHWMFSKWSLRYLDDPKQIFGGAEKIHAVARKGFSAEHPEVARFFANYTIPQADLEKLMFTARDSSADQVVAAYYAANKPRFEAMFDANTASTTAVQQ
- a CDS encoding Ldh family oxidoreductase, with product MKTTAYRSFTIDEAVDWVKRLCESKGCSPAVAESLARATVAAQTRGNEAVGFRHLADYLSGFSSGRIDPRAEPRISSSSPIIFKSDARGGIAQLGVDRCFDSLCHAAYENGMATLSQCNSFTSGELGDYTIRLAKAGLIALAVANGPALVAVPGSKGKTYSTNPLSFAAPSADGIPLMFDQACSATAFVNIAHAASTGSDLPDGWAVDQHGNGTRNALEALGGALLPFGGYRGANLILMVEVLAAGLTGANWSIDSPAFHQGAQTPGCGLLILALAPDFFSSGLEHRLASQLARLTEMGVHRPGWERQRSTVSSEINGIRLPIDLLDKLSNM
- a CDS encoding dimethylsulfoniopropionate lyase, which codes for MKSGADVLSADHELIKSGRLLQRSLQKILSSNIGGATVALDTAEACATALSSAQWSIAKASEAPHEFPASLESYLSHALNSAPRTNEYLGAVLDALGIILPRASWMKREAKLGQDDSFVERHRHAMITGAGGIFECPTLTLGLALMAPFNCYPFHNHPPAEFYLVLSPGEWYREGSDWWSPGAGGLVFNPPSCIHAMKSTDVPLLALWGLFH
- a CDS encoding aconitase X swivel domain-containing protein, which gives rise to MNNIGSFDSMPIMRRVKGRVLVGGSAQAGICATRNMLSFWGGYDPATGEIVDRHHPLSEENLTGRIFALPKGKGSSTGSAVLLDALHSGHAPAGIILNKVDEIIVLGVVVFEEFFDRKIPVVQLDDLDFEAIFLASGASISDDGTVTLYE
- a CDS encoding aconitase X catalytic domain-containing protein — its product is MHDIELSERDQAMLAGEEGRAAQIALRIIIRIAAVQGAKKLLDISNVHVGGSIYTGQASLNVIETLAEWGAQVRVPTSINAISIDRLRWRDQNVDPEFASYADRLATAFEKMGAKPIFSCTPYVFPDSPKLGDDIVWAESNAIVYSNSVLGARTNRHGDFLDICAAITGRAPYCGLHLDENRKGNFLINVPHLTNLDSSFYTVLGYLIGKHAGSDIPVINGLHEKPSVEDLKYLSSTLATSGAVGMFHMVGVTPEALTLEQALGGGQASRTLDVTREDLLSVFAKLSTAHDEKLDLVLLGSPHFTLGDFKELAELVDGKQASGKCDVLITTSQFVYKQAQDTGYVERIERFGARVSTDLCLCMLNASMFPPATKTAMTNSGKFAHYGPGLIGKGVYFGSLQDCVNSAIAGKRVIENPRWLQ
- a CDS encoding VOC family protein, coding for MGIEVPKHLNRKLVLDDKVLDLHFRTVMLAHDLFPGLTHANLCEDLTADTLRQPGWMDHPNGVVGFGRLVGVVSDFDAARVAYDRLLGPERVCCQTDRLLLGFGEGADIELISPAEAQARGDANPARGEAYLAAATLLVRDIEETSKLFERNDVSFHSTADGLLRVDPAHACGARLYFKQI
- a CDS encoding amidase → MTPLEYQQLDALSLAAALRNGETTPFELMSIAVQLAQSRAEPLNAIVEPRYDQALEDARKSCLIGCFAGLPFLLKDSGLPSTRLPSSMGSRLFHDTRFDVDSTLVQRFEAAGLISFARTAVPELCMAPTTEAVANGGPTLNPWDPARSAGGSSGGSAVTVALGVVPMAHGSDGGGSIRGPASCCGVFGFKPSRGLLPMGPTRGEGWGGLSTDGVLTRTVRDTAAVLDAIKQPEPGAPYAGPASPISFLANLQRPFDRRLRIAKWADGWEGIDVDPECRAAVDTTESLLVAQGHTVVEISPPPLSFERFFTSFIDVIAANAVVSIDAQVKGKSVSEWSALVEPAILGAYQHGKGIAAADYITAINFFHQVSRVMAHHMRGFDLMLTPALSELPIKLGVLTMQEDFRTFRLKCARFAQFLAIINASGQPAASVPVHWTGKGVPVGIQLVGHFGDDNTVLSVSKQLEHAAPWFGRYAK
- a CDS encoding AbrB/MazE/SpoVT family DNA-binding domain-containing protein encodes the protein MNPTCGSENKRWIITCQDAADGTGDLIVPLPDELLAAIGLNCGDKLDMEKQPDGTITLTPVHSQD
- a CDS encoding choline ABC transporter substrate-binding protein; translated protein: MKACTSLLLTAALNLPLLAYAQEPESCSTVRFSDVGWTDITVTTALASEVLELLGYTTRTTLLSIPVTYKSLAGGKDIDVFLGNWMPTTESDIRTYREAGTVETVRANLEGAKYTLAVPGYAYDAGLKSFADIARFKQQLDGRIYGIEPGNDGNRLIQAMIDKNAFGLKDFKLVESSEAGMLSQLKRAARKNEWMVFLGWEPHPMNTRNDMKYLIGGDDYFGPNLGQATVYTNVRKGYLQECGNVGKLLQNMVFTLKMENQLMDAVLNDNQKPRDAAKAWIKANPQVLENWLVGVSSREGKPAMEVAKANPGP
- a CDS encoding aldehyde dehydrogenase family protein, giving the protein MRIAREEIFGPVITVERFSGEEQALQLANDTPYGLAAGVWTQDLGKAYRMARRLRVGTLWINDYNAAFPQAPWGGYKSSGIGRELSRAGLDEFTELKHVYLNTTPAALHWFGVSQDR